One region of Microbacterium sufflavum genomic DNA includes:
- a CDS encoding RimK family alpha-L-glutamate ligase, with protein sequence MKIAVLSRAPQAYSTQRLRAAALQRGHNVKVLNTLRFAIDLTSDEPDLHYRGRQLSDYDAILPRIGNSITYFGTAVVRQFEQMDVYTPNTANGISSARDKLRANQILSRHNIAMPPTAFVRNRADVRPAIERVGGAPVVIKLLEGTQGIGVILAPQVKVAEAIIETLHSTKQNVLIQKFISESRGRDIRALVVGDRVVAAMRRSAAGDEFRSNVHRGGSVEAIELDPVYERAAVRSAQIMGLRVAGVDMLEGDEGPLVMEVNSSPGLQGIETATKLDVAGAIIDYIAGQVAFPEIDVRQRLTVSTGYGVAELMVHGAADLVGKTLGEAGLWERDITVLTLHRGVSVIPNPRKHVVLEADDRLFCFGKLEEMRSMIPERRRRRAKVRRLPKQPLSE encoded by the coding sequence GTGAAGATCGCAGTGCTGTCCCGTGCGCCGCAGGCGTACTCCACCCAGCGCCTCCGGGCCGCCGCGCTGCAGCGGGGGCACAACGTCAAGGTGCTGAACACCCTTCGCTTCGCGATCGACCTCACCTCCGATGAGCCCGACCTGCACTACCGGGGACGCCAGCTGAGCGACTACGACGCGATCCTGCCGCGCATCGGGAACTCGATCACCTACTTCGGTACGGCGGTGGTCCGCCAGTTCGAGCAGATGGACGTGTACACCCCGAACACTGCCAACGGCATCTCGAGCGCGCGCGACAAGCTCCGCGCCAACCAGATCCTCTCCCGGCACAACATCGCGATGCCGCCCACCGCTTTCGTGCGCAACCGCGCCGATGTGCGCCCGGCGATCGAGCGCGTCGGCGGTGCCCCGGTCGTGATCAAGCTGCTCGAGGGCACGCAGGGGATCGGCGTGATCCTCGCCCCACAGGTCAAGGTCGCCGAGGCGATCATCGAGACCCTGCACTCCACGAAGCAGAACGTGCTGATCCAGAAGTTCATCTCCGAGAGTCGTGGGCGCGACATCCGTGCGCTGGTCGTGGGCGACCGTGTGGTCGCGGCGATGCGGCGGTCGGCGGCCGGCGACGAGTTCCGCTCGAACGTGCACCGCGGCGGATCGGTGGAGGCGATCGAGCTCGACCCGGTGTACGAGCGGGCGGCCGTCCGTTCGGCGCAGATCATGGGGCTGCGGGTGGCGGGAGTGGACATGCTCGAGGGCGACGAGGGACCGCTCGTCATGGAGGTGAACTCCTCGCCGGGACTGCAGGGCATCGAGACGGCCACGAAGCTCGACGTCGCCGGCGCCATCATCGACTACATCGCCGGGCAGGTGGCGTTCCCCGAGATCGACGTGCGACAGCGCCTGACGGTGTCGACGGGGTACGGCGTGGCGGAGCTGATGGTGCACGGCGCCGCCGACCTGGTGGGGAAGACCCTGGGTGAAGCCGGACTGTGGGAGCGTGACATCACCGTGCTCACGCTGCACCGCGGGGTGAGCGTGATCCCGAACCCGCGCAAGCACGTCGTGCTGGAGGCGGACGACCGGTTGTTCTGCTTCGGCAAGCTCGAAGAGATGCGCTCGATGATCCCGGAGCGTCGTCGTCGCCGGGCGAAGGTGCGGCGCCTGCCGAAGCAGCCGCTGTCGGAGTGA
- the glnA gene encoding type I glutamate--ammonia ligase, whose protein sequence is MFKDSSEVLAYIKENDVKFLDIRFTDLPGVQQHFNIPAATVDEAFFTDGQLFDGSSIRGFASIHESDMQLIPDVTTAYMDPFREASTLVMIFDIYNPRTGEIYSKDPRQVAKKAEKYLASTGIADTAYFAPEAEFYIFDDVRYSVTAGESFYKVDSEEAAWNTGREEEGGNLANKTPYKGGYFPVSPVDKTADLRDDITLKLIEAGFILERSHHEVGTAGQQEINYRFDTMVHSADDILKFKYIVKNTAEEWGKVATFMPKPLYGDNGSGMHTHQSLWNDGKPLFYDEAGYGQLSDIARWYIGGILAHAPALLAFTNPTLNSYHRLVKGFEAPVNLVYSAGNRSAAIRIPITGSNPKAKRIEFRAPDASGNPYLAFAAQLMAGLDGIKNRIEPHEPVDKDLYELPPEEAKNIPQVPNSLLDSLEALRNDHQFLLEGGVFTEELIETWISYKYENEILPIAQRPHPFEYELYFGV, encoded by the coding sequence ATGTTCAAAGATTCGTCCGAGGTACTGGCCTACATCAAGGAGAACGACGTCAAATTCCTTGACATCCGGTTCACCGATCTCCCTGGCGTGCAGCAGCACTTCAACATCCCTGCGGCGACGGTCGACGAGGCCTTCTTCACGGACGGGCAGCTGTTCGACGGCTCCTCGATCCGCGGCTTCGCGAGCATCCACGAGTCGGACATGCAGCTCATCCCCGACGTGACGACGGCCTACATGGACCCGTTCCGCGAGGCGAGCACCCTCGTGATGATCTTCGACATCTACAACCCGCGCACCGGCGAGATCTACTCGAAGGACCCGCGTCAGGTCGCCAAGAAGGCCGAGAAGTACCTCGCGTCGACCGGCATCGCCGACACCGCGTACTTCGCGCCCGAGGCCGAGTTCTACATCTTCGACGACGTGCGCTACTCCGTCACGGCGGGCGAGAGCTTCTACAAGGTCGACTCCGAGGAGGCCGCGTGGAACACCGGTCGCGAGGAGGAGGGCGGCAACCTCGCCAACAAGACCCCGTACAAGGGCGGCTACTTCCCCGTGAGCCCGGTCGACAAGACGGCCGACCTGCGCGACGACATCACGCTCAAGCTGATCGAGGCCGGCTTCATCCTCGAGCGCTCGCACCACGAGGTCGGCACGGCGGGCCAGCAGGAGATCAACTACCGCTTCGACACGATGGTGCACTCGGCGGACGACATCCTGAAGTTCAAGTACATCGTGAAGAACACGGCCGAGGAGTGGGGCAAGGTCGCCACCTTCATGCCCAAGCCGCTCTACGGTGACAACGGCTCCGGCATGCACACGCACCAGTCGCTGTGGAACGACGGCAAGCCGCTGTTCTACGACGAGGCCGGCTACGGCCAGCTCAGCGACATCGCCCGCTGGTACATCGGCGGCATCCTGGCGCACGCTCCCGCGCTGCTCGCCTTCACGAACCCGACGCTGAACAGCTACCACCGTCTGGTGAAGGGCTTCGAGGCTCCGGTCAACCTGGTGTACTCGGCCGGCAACCGCTCCGCCGCGATCCGTATCCCGATCACGGGCTCCAACCCGAAGGCCAAGCGCATCGAGTTCCGCGCTCCCGACGCCTCCGGCAACCCGTACCTCGCCTTCGCAGCGCAGCTCATGGCAGGTCTCGACGGCATCAAGAACCGCATCGAGCCGCACGAGCCGGTCGACAAGGACCTCTACGAGCTTCCGCCCGAGGAGGCCAAGAACATCCCGCAGGTGCCGAACTCGCTGCTCGACTCGCTCGAGGCACTCCGCAACGACCACCAGTTCCTCCTCGAGGGCGGCGTGTTCACCGAGGAGCTCATCGAGACCTGGATCTCCTACAAGTACGAGAACGAGATCCTGCCGATCGCGCAGCGTCCGCACCCGTTCGAGTACGAGCTGTACTTCGGGGTCTGA
- a CDS encoding ATP-dependent zinc protease family protein, whose protein sequence is MYQVSRSTHSNTLTGWREWVSLPDLGVDWIKAKIDTGARTSSLHAFDVHEFEREGEAWVRFRVNPWQDSQDDAVVVECPVHDRRAVRSSSGHAQERLVVQLIIRLVDREVLAEVTLSNRDEMGFRMLIGREALRHGYVVDPARSFLGGRAPREARRRNRGRV, encoded by the coding sequence ATGTATCAGGTGAGTAGGTCTACCCATTCAAACACCCTCACGGGGTGGCGAGAGTGGGTCAGCCTGCCCGATCTCGGCGTCGACTGGATCAAGGCGAAGATCGACACCGGCGCGCGCACCTCATCGCTGCACGCGTTCGACGTGCACGAGTTCGAGCGTGAGGGCGAGGCGTGGGTCCGCTTCCGGGTGAACCCGTGGCAGGACAGCCAGGACGACGCGGTCGTCGTCGAGTGCCCTGTGCACGATCGCCGCGCCGTGCGCAGCTCGTCCGGGCACGCGCAGGAGCGTCTGGTGGTGCAACTGATCATCCGCCTGGTCGACCGCGAGGTGCTGGCCGAGGTCACCCTCAGCAACCGGGACGAGATGGGGTTCCGCATGCTCATCGGTCGCGAGGCCCTGCGTCACGGCTACGTCGTGGACCCCGCGCGCTCGTTCCTCGGTGGAAGGGCACCGCGCGAGGCACGCCGCCGCAACCGGGGACGCGTCTGA
- a CDS encoding DUF4191 domain-containing protein, whose product MAKRAPEPEKRPGFFSQIKSLFRFTREAYPWLPWAQAGILVGGILLGLVAGYLIPPFQVWTLVLWGITGLMLGVLGALFLMTRLSTSAMYTKIDGMPGATGHVLSTSLGRRWQASETPVGINPKTQEAVYRTIGRGGIVVVGEGARGRLTRLVNEERSKAQRVAHGVPVTVLYVGHGEDEVPIADLAKTIKKLPKAIDKATMAAVIRRVDSVSQSLSSLPIPKGIDPTKVRPQRPR is encoded by the coding sequence ATGGCAAAGCGTGCTCCCGAACCCGAGAAGCGTCCTGGGTTCTTCTCCCAGATCAAGTCCCTCTTCCGGTTCACGCGCGAGGCCTACCCGTGGCTCCCCTGGGCGCAGGCCGGCATCCTCGTCGGCGGCATCCTGCTCGGCCTCGTCGCCGGCTACCTCATCCCGCCGTTCCAGGTGTGGACCCTCGTGCTCTGGGGCATCACCGGCCTCATGCTGGGCGTGCTCGGCGCGCTGTTCCTCATGACGCGACTGTCGACCTCGGCGATGTACACCAAGATCGACGGCATGCCCGGGGCGACCGGTCACGTGCTGAGCACCAGTCTCGGGCGTCGCTGGCAGGCATCGGAGACCCCGGTGGGGATCAACCCGAAGACCCAGGAGGCCGTGTACCGCACGATCGGTCGCGGCGGCATCGTGGTGGTCGGCGAAGGTGCCCGCGGCCGCCTCACGCGCCTGGTCAACGAGGAGCGGAGCAAGGCGCAGCGCGTCGCGCACGGTGTCCCCGTGACCGTGCTCTACGTCGGGCACGGCGAGGACGAGGTGCCCATCGCCGACCTCGCCAAGACCATCAAGAAGCTTCCCAAGGCCATCGACAAGGCCACCATGGCCGCGGTGATCCGTCGCGTCGACTCCGTGTCGCAGTCGCTCTCGTCGCTGCCGATCCCGAAGGGCATCGACCCCACCAAGGTGCGCCCGCAGCGTCCGCGCTGA
- a CDS encoding serine/threonine-protein kinase — MWTQEATPTEALLDSRYRLGDAVGVGGMATVYRAEDIALERTVAVKIFRTSDDAVTSTDRAHSEKALLASLNHPNLVTLLDARLDPGRAMYLVMEFVPGPTLSSRLSRSAVTPQEVATIGADVASALHAAHAAGIVHRDVKPSNVLLTPPTSGSDRWTAKLADFGIACMIDTSRVTAPGIVLGTLTYMAPEQLRNGEVRPSVDIYALGLVLLEALTGTPGFAPTLSVETALARLHLAPDVPASLGQDWGRLLTAMTSIDPAERPHAAEVAVELRRLSEALAEADERATAPLPAVVAPAATRVLPVPGFPSPAASSAPVAPLVIPPVPSLPAPAAPARPLTRAQARRRLAARAVAAPRRTPRRRDSLLFAAVVAIGAVTTVAVSLSGQAPQAVASSGAVLSGISSVESPTAAETAPPTVVEVPAAVAPAPAESLTVESVGDEHSADHADDNPAAQQDNGKGKGKGAKGNGEGTRGGKPGSADQGSPTTDDRAAVETPGKGDKGTGSQGKGSND; from the coding sequence ATGTGGACGCAGGAGGCGACGCCGACCGAGGCTCTGCTCGACAGCCGATACCGGCTGGGCGATGCCGTGGGCGTCGGCGGCATGGCGACCGTGTACCGCGCCGAGGACATCGCGCTGGAGCGCACGGTCGCGGTCAAGATCTTCCGCACCTCGGACGATGCCGTGACCTCGACGGACCGCGCGCACTCCGAGAAGGCGCTCCTCGCCTCCCTCAATCACCCCAACCTGGTCACGCTCCTCGACGCCCGCCTCGACCCCGGCCGGGCGATGTACCTGGTGATGGAGTTCGTTCCCGGCCCCACGCTCAGCAGCCGCCTCTCCCGCTCCGCCGTGACCCCCCAGGAGGTCGCGACGATCGGTGCCGACGTCGCCTCCGCCCTCCATGCCGCTCACGCGGCGGGCATCGTGCACCGTGACGTCAAGCCCTCCAACGTTCTCCTCACCCCGCCGACGTCGGGCAGCGACCGGTGGACGGCGAAGCTCGCGGATTTCGGGATCGCGTGCATGATCGACACGTCGCGGGTCACCGCGCCGGGCATCGTCCTCGGCACCCTCACGTACATGGCGCCCGAGCAGCTGCGCAACGGCGAGGTACGGCCGTCGGTCGACATCTACGCGCTGGGCCTTGTGCTCCTGGAGGCACTGACCGGCACACCCGGCTTCGCGCCCACCCTGAGCGTCGAGACCGCCCTCGCCCGCCTGCACCTGGCGCCGGACGTTCCCGCGTCGCTCGGACAGGACTGGGGGAGGCTGCTCACCGCGATGACGAGCATCGACCCGGCCGAACGGCCGCACGCCGCCGAGGTCGCGGTCGAGCTGCGGCGGTTGAGCGAAGCACTCGCGGAGGCCGACGAGCGCGCCACCGCTCCCCTTCCCGCCGTCGTCGCGCCCGCCGCCACGCGTGTCCTGCCCGTTCCCGGCTTCCCCTCGCCCGCCGCATCTTCGGCGCCCGTCGCCCCGCTGGTCATCCCTCCCGTGCCGTCGCTCCCCGCCCCCGCGGCTCCGGCTCGGCCGCTCACCCGTGCCCAGGCCCGGCGGCGGCTCGCCGCCCGTGCGGTCGCTGCACCGCGCCGGACACCGCGGCGACGCGACAGTCTGCTCTTCGCCGCCGTCGTCGCCATCGGAGCCGTCACCACGGTCGCGGTGTCGCTGTCGGGCCAGGCCCCACAGGCCGTGGCGAGCTCCGGCGCCGTCCTCAGCGGGATCTCCTCCGTCGAGTCGCCCACGGCCGCCGAGACGGCCCCGCCCACCGTCGTCGAGGTGCCCGCGGCCGTCGCTCCCGCCCCCGCCGAGTCCCTCACCGTCGAGTCCGTCGGCGACGAGCACTCGGCCGACCATGCCGACGACAACCCGGCTGCACAGCAGGACAACGGCAAGGGCAAAGGCAAAGGAGCGAAAGGCAACGGCGAGGGCACGAGGGGCGGAAAGCCGGGTTCCGCGGACCAGGGTTCGCCGACCACGGACGATCGAGCCGCGGTCGAGACGCCCGGCAAGGGCGATAAGGGCACAGGCTCGCAGGGCAAGGGCTCGAACGACTAG
- a CDS encoding AI-2E family transporter, which yields MRRRRIIATDEAQTVSAQRRSPTSVVAGARANPFMFGLLGALGVLVALAIGGIVNQLATVLVYIGVAIFLALGLDPIVTSIERKLPRPAAVAIVVAGVVLAFAGIILAIVPILVEQITNLIKDGPKMIEDFMKTDWYKDMSAQFGSTITDAVNGVLGFVQDPDNFFDIGGGVFAVGAGIAGGITGVTIVLILTLYFMASLRSMKRVAARFVPAYQRDTFSELLEDVSSAVGRYVIGQASLALTNGVLSLIFLSIIGAPVPALLALIAFIGSMIPLVGTLSASIIISLICLFESPTTALIAIIYYLVYMQIEAYVLSPRIMSRAVAVPGALVVIAAVAGGALGGILGALVAIPIAASIIIIVQKVVFPTQDRKKTPPAVTVA from the coding sequence ATGCGCCGCAGGAGAATCATCGCGACCGACGAGGCGCAGACCGTATCGGCCCAGCGCCGCTCCCCCACTTCGGTGGTCGCAGGGGCGAGAGCGAACCCGTTCATGTTCGGGCTGCTGGGAGCCCTGGGCGTCCTGGTCGCTCTCGCGATCGGCGGCATCGTCAATCAGCTCGCGACCGTGCTGGTCTACATCGGCGTCGCGATCTTCCTCGCGCTCGGACTCGACCCCATCGTCACCAGCATCGAGCGCAAGCTCCCCCGTCCCGCCGCCGTCGCGATCGTCGTCGCCGGCGTCGTCCTCGCGTTCGCCGGGATCATCCTCGCCATCGTCCCGATCCTCGTCGAACAGATCACCAACCTGATCAAAGACGGTCCGAAGATGATCGAGGACTTCATGAAGACGGACTGGTACAAGGACATGAGCGCCCAGTTCGGCTCGACCATCACCGATGCCGTCAACGGCGTGCTCGGCTTCGTGCAGGACCCCGACAACTTCTTCGACATCGGCGGCGGTGTCTTCGCGGTCGGCGCCGGGATCGCCGGAGGCATCACCGGCGTCACCATCGTCCTGATCCTGACGCTGTACTTCATGGCGTCGCTGCGCAGCATGAAGCGTGTCGCCGCTCGCTTCGTGCCCGCCTACCAGCGCGACACGTTCAGCGAACTCCTGGAGGACGTCTCGAGCGCGGTCGGTCGCTACGTGATCGGTCAGGCGAGCCTCGCCCTGACCAACGGCGTGCTCAGCCTGATCTTCCTCAGCATCATCGGCGCACCGGTGCCGGCGCTGCTGGCCCTCATCGCCTTCATCGGCTCGATGATCCCGCTCGTCGGAACCCTGTCGGCATCGATCATCATCTCGCTGATCTGCCTGTTCGAGTCGCCCACGACCGCGCTCATCGCGATCATCTACTACCTCGTGTACATGCAGATCGAGGCATACGTGCTATCGCCCCGCATCATGAGCCGCGCGGTCGCCGTTCCGGGGGCTCTCGTGGTGATCGCGGCCGTCGCGGGTGGTGCGCTCGGCGGGATCCTCGGCGCGCTGGTGGCCATCCCGATCGCGGCGAGCATCATCATCATCGTGCAGAAGGTCGTGTTCCCGACACAGGACCGGAAGAAGACACCACCGGCCGTGACGGTCGCGTGA
- a CDS encoding RDD family protein → MTDAVNRYPGERLGLPESGTGSIARPGRRIGALVIDYAAATIIATGFLGFDQFALPSEAGLTQFAPLLVFAVLQILFIPTAGGSPGHRILGMRLVRLDGAWIGLWRPVVRTLLLLVVIPAVVWDADQRGLHDKAVGTVLIRA, encoded by the coding sequence GTGACGGATGCGGTGAACAGGTACCCCGGTGAACGACTCGGACTCCCGGAGTCGGGAACGGGAAGCATTGCCCGTCCCGGACGACGCATCGGCGCTCTCGTGATCGACTATGCGGCCGCCACGATCATCGCCACCGGCTTCCTCGGGTTCGACCAGTTCGCGCTGCCGTCCGAGGCGGGTCTGACGCAGTTCGCCCCGCTGCTGGTGTTCGCGGTCCTGCAGATCCTGTTCATCCCCACCGCGGGGGGTAGCCCGGGTCACCGCATCCTCGGCATGCGCCTGGTGCGTCTCGACGGCGCCTGGATCGGGCTGTGGCGGCCGGTCGTCCGCACGCTGCTGCTGCTCGTCGTGATCCCGGCGGTCGTCTGGGATGCGGATCAGCGCGGTCTGCACGACAAGGCGGTCGGCACCGTCCTCATCCGCGCCTGA
- the sucB gene encoding 2-oxoglutarate dehydrogenase, E2 component, dihydrolipoamide succinyltransferase: protein MSTSVVLPALGESVTEGTVTRWLKQVGDTVQADEGLLEISTDKVDTEIPSPVTGVIEEILVAEDETVEVGALLARIGDGSAAAPAGDAPAAAAPEAEAAPAEAPAATETPAEAPAPAEAPAAEAPAPAAEAAPSGDATDIVLPELGESVTEGTVTRWLKQVGDSVEVDEALLEISTDKVDTEIPSPVAGVLQEIVAAEDETIAVGAVLARVGSGAAQPAATEAPAAPQAAPEAPASPAPAEAPAAPQAAPAQPQAPAAAPAPAAPAPAQAAPAPAATEAPAPKLSLRTENDNLYVTPLVRRLAAQQGVDLASVTGTGVGGRIRKEDVLKAAESASQAPAATNAAPAPAPLEVSPLRGTTQPMSRLRKVLAKRAVESMQQTAQLTTVVEVDVTALAEYRDSVKGSFLEKTGDKLSFLPFFALAAAEALQAFPIVNATVDGEQIVYPATENVSIAVDTERGLLTPVLRDAASKNIAQIAHEIADLAARTRDNKLKPDELAGGTFTLTNTGSRGALFDTPVVFLPQSAILGTGTVVKRPGLVKVGGTDAIAVRSYVYLALSYDHRIIDGADAARFLGAVKARLEAAQFAPQLGA, encoded by the coding sequence ATGAGCACATCCGTGGTCCTCCCCGCTCTCGGTGAGAGCGTCACAGAGGGTACGGTCACCCGCTGGCTCAAGCAGGTGGGAGACACCGTCCAGGCGGACGAGGGCCTGCTCGAGATCTCGACCGACAAGGTCGACACCGAGATCCCCTCCCCGGTCACCGGCGTGATCGAGGAGATCCTCGTCGCCGAGGACGAGACCGTCGAGGTCGGTGCCCTGCTCGCTCGCATCGGCGACGGCAGCGCCGCAGCCCCGGCGGGCGACGCGCCCGCTGCGGCCGCCCCCGAAGCGGAGGCCGCCCCTGCCGAGGCCCCTGCCGCGACCGAGACTCCTGCTGAAGCGCCGGCTCCGGCCGAGGCTCCTGCGGCCGAGGCTCCCGCTCCCGCCGCCGAGGCTGCGCCGTCCGGTGACGCCACCGACATCGTGCTTCCCGAGCTCGGCGAGAGCGTCACCGAGGGAACGGTCACCCGCTGGCTCAAGCAGGTCGGTGACTCGGTCGAGGTCGACGAGGCTCTTCTGGAGATCTCGACGGACAAGGTCGACACGGAGATCCCCTCGCCCGTCGCCGGCGTGCTCCAGGAGATCGTCGCGGCCGAGGACGAGACCATCGCGGTCGGCGCCGTCCTGGCCCGCGTCGGTTCCGGCGCTGCCCAGCCTGCCGCCACCGAGGCACCTGCCGCGCCGCAGGCCGCGCCCGAGGCGCCCGCCTCCCCGGCACCCGCTGAGGCTCCGGCCGCACCGCAGGCGGCTCCCGCCCAGCCCCAGGCTCCGGCCGCGGCCCCTGCACCTGCTGCCCCTGCTCCGGCGCAGGCCGCACCGGCTCCCGCAGCGACCGAGGCGCCCGCTCCGAAGCTCTCGCTGCGGACGGAGAACGACAACCTCTACGTCACCCCGCTGGTGCGCCGTCTGGCCGCACAGCAGGGCGTGGATCTCGCTTCCGTGACGGGTACCGGTGTCGGCGGGCGCATCCGCAAGGAGGATGTGCTCAAGGCTGCCGAGTCCGCATCGCAGGCTCCGGCCGCCACGAATGCGGCTCCGGCTCCCGCACCGCTCGAGGTCTCCCCGCTGCGGGGTACGACCCAGCCGATGTCGCGTCTGCGCAAGGTACTCGCCAAGCGCGCGGTCGAGTCCATGCAGCAGACGGCGCAGCTCACCACGGTTGTGGAGGTCGACGTCACCGCGCTGGCGGAGTACCGCGACAGCGTCAAGGGCTCGTTCCTCGAGAAGACCGGCGACAAGCTCTCGTTCCTGCCGTTCTTCGCGCTGGCCGCCGCCGAGGCGCTGCAGGCCTTCCCGATCGTGAACGCGACGGTCGACGGTGAGCAGATCGTCTACCCGGCCACCGAGAACGTCTCGATCGCGGTCGACACCGAGCGCGGGCTGCTCACTCCGGTGCTGCGCGACGCCGCGTCGAAGAACATCGCTCAGATCGCTCACGAGATCGCCGACCTCGCGGCCCGCACGCGCGACAACAAGCTGAAGCCGGACGAGCTGGCCGGCGGGACCTTCACGCTGACCAACACCGGTTCCCGCGGTGCGCTGTTCGACACGCCCGTCGTGTTCCTTCCGCAGTCCGCCATCCTCGGCACCGGCACGGTCGTCAAGCGTCCGGGTCTCGTCAAGGTCGGCGGAACCGACGCGATCGCGGTCCGTTCGTATGTGTACCTCGCTCTGTCGTACGATCACCGCATCATCGACGGTGCCGACGCGGCGCGCTTCCTCGGTGCGGTGAAGGCGCGCCTCGAAGCGGCGCAGTTCGCCCCGCAGCTGGGCGCCTGA
- the lpdA gene encoding dihydrolipoyl dehydrogenase, whose protein sequence is MTTHTFDIVVLGGGSGGYAAALRASELGKSVALIEKDKVGGTCLHRGCIPTKALLHAAEVAEHVRDAAAVGISATLDGIDAPGVRAYREGIVAKKYKGLEGLVKARGITTVTGTGRLNADRSVSVGDDVYVGTDVVLATGSYSRTLPGLDIGGRILTSEQALALDVIPERVIVLGGGVIGVEFASVWCSFGVEVTIVEALPHLVPNEDIAMSKGLERAFRRRGIKYSLGVRFQQATQDDTSVSVTLENGTELTADYLLVAVGRGPATADLGFEEAGVVLDRGFVTVDEELRTGVPGVWAVGDIVPGLQLAHRGFQQGIAVAERIAGLSPATVPDVQIPKVTYSSPEVASVGLTEEAAVAAHGADAVSSYEYNLAGNGKSEIIGTGGLVKVVRQKDGPVLGVHLIGDRVGELITEGQLAVAWEAHPEDIAPLIHAHPTQSEALGEAFLALAGKPLHAL, encoded by the coding sequence ATGACAACCCACACCTTCGACATCGTCGTGCTCGGCGGTGGCAGCGGCGGCTACGCGGCCGCGCTGCGCGCCAGCGAACTCGGCAAGTCGGTCGCGCTGATCGAGAAGGACAAGGTCGGAGGCACCTGTCTGCACCGCGGCTGCATCCCGACCAAAGCGCTGCTGCACGCGGCGGAGGTGGCGGAGCATGTGCGCGACGCCGCAGCGGTGGGGATCTCGGCCACCCTCGACGGCATCGACGCGCCGGGCGTGCGTGCATACCGCGAGGGCATCGTCGCGAAGAAGTACAAGGGGCTCGAGGGCCTCGTCAAGGCGCGTGGCATCACCACGGTCACCGGGACGGGACGGCTCAACGCAGACCGGAGCGTCAGCGTCGGCGACGACGTGTACGTCGGGACGGACGTCGTGCTCGCCACCGGCTCGTACAGCCGCACGCTTCCCGGGCTCGACATCGGCGGCCGCATCCTGACCAGCGAGCAGGCGCTCGCGCTCGATGTGATCCCCGAGCGCGTCATCGTGCTCGGCGGCGGTGTGATCGGCGTGGAGTTCGCGAGCGTCTGGTGCTCCTTCGGTGTCGAGGTCACGATCGTCGAGGCGCTGCCGCACCTCGTGCCGAACGAGGACATCGCGATGAGCAAGGGGCTCGAGCGCGCGTTCCGGCGCCGCGGCATCAAGTACTCGCTCGGAGTGCGGTTCCAGCAGGCCACCCAGGACGACACGTCCGTCAGCGTGACCCTCGAGAACGGCACGGAGCTCACCGCGGACTACCTGCTCGTCGCAGTCGGTCGCGGTCCCGCCACGGCCGATCTGGGCTTCGAGGAGGCGGGCGTCGTCCTCGACCGCGGATTCGTCACGGTCGACGAGGAACTGCGCACCGGGGTTCCCGGGGTGTGGGCCGTCGGCGACATCGTCCCAGGACTCCAGCTCGCCCACCGGGGCTTCCAGCAGGGCATCGCGGTGGCCGAGCGCATCGCCGGCCTCTCCCCCGCGACGGTCCCCGACGTGCAGATCCCGAAGGTCACGTACTCCAGCCCCGAGGTCGCCTCGGTCGGGCTGACCGAGGAGGCGGCCGTGGCCGCGCACGGCGCCGACGCGGTGTCGTCCTACGAGTACAACCTCGCCGGCAATGGCAAGAGCGAGATCATCGGAACGGGCGGCCTCGTCAAGGTCGTCCGCCAGAAGGACGGCCCGGTGCTCGGCGTGCATCTGATCGGTGACCGCGTCGGCGAGCTCATCACCGAGGGTCAGCTCGCTGTGGCCTGGGAGGCGCACCCCGAGGACATCGCTCCGCTCATCCATGCGCACCCCACGCAGAGCGAAGCGCTCGGCGAGGCCTTCCTCGCGCTGGCCGGAAAGCCCCTGCACGCCCTCTGA